Proteins co-encoded in one Cataglyphis hispanica isolate Lineage 1 chromosome 4, ULB_Chis1_1.0, whole genome shotgun sequence genomic window:
- the LOC126848785 gene encoding nuclear pore complex protein Nup88 — protein sequence MSSCTDLLRLNEKRLFKDIRASLPCGAKETRNVLEVRDNVLYAWNAKNHCVHTFNVAATRGKLDEDVPYQSLQPTDPPIFDITNVLINETATQLALWGNLGIALMELPKRWGKDAVYEGGKDVILCTNHNFGDFGATAEIQRTRWHPGSPNDSHLLVLTSENSFRLYECDLGGSPRLVKCWKVGRAPSNSPSKIPGFASLGEAAVDFDFATPTLRKPEIFADKNIDEMKDIVDWNQIEWPILVLRGNGEVLIVHGNILLENYENPVVFGSLSMYPPTDDNYGIDSCSIMCLQTTPPIVVIAMCTGKIYHAILLREILNDEDKDDRKTWSQYGSNYSLHTPDDALYVYECVELELGLLFTDDDKKYNCPIHLHCDKSNKSRYFCTHNAGIHMVSLPMVSQLEEFIHDNRDNYLPSLSNQSILQYLFSTRTKHTNIDEATPILGFGLLQEPCVLIALLHTGVVIDLSVIDLYYLPRIEQLEPIANTTKKVNKEPFDMYIRRLLRREVSQPITKIGSRSMSLSESLEFLYHATNIFRTQHFVQHDKVREEISKKVRALKALKTHLLKELDTLMETKKELRHTAEHLAERYEDINDKQKELARRAEEALRLVNYKEPSMTAVERAEAEELKKMNIKIHGMQIRLEQLKKKSMQQIKHADAFESNEKRKEIVFTHSQEKVIQETLSQMAKNIKNLMDQAKHIKAEIDLSYINKQ from the exons TCGTTACAACCGACGGATCCACCAATTTTTGATATCACGAATGTACTGATAAATGAGACAGCAACTCAGTTAGCATTATGGGGCAACTTGGGTATCGCTCTCATGGAGCTACCGAAACGATGGGGCAAGGACGCCGTTTACGAGGGCGGCAAGGATGTGATTCTCTGCAC AAATCATAATTTTGGAGATTTTGGAGCAACTGCGGAAATTCAACGAACGCGATGGCATCCGGGTTCTCCGAATGACTCGCATCTATTGGTTTTGACATCAGAAAACTCTTTtcg TTTGTACGAGTGCGACCTGGGTGGTTCACCCAGACTCGTAAAATGCTGGAAGGTCGGCCGCGCACCATCGAACTCGCCCTCGAAGATCCCAGGTTTTGCATCTCTCGGTGAGGCTGCGGTAGATTTCGATTTTGCCACTCCTACCCTGAGAAAGCCGGAGATATTTGCCGACAAGAACATCGACGAG atgaaaGACATAGTTGACTGGAATCAAATTGAATGGCCGATCTTGGTCCTTCGTGGAAACGGTGAAGTGCTGATCGTTCATGGGAATATCTTATTAGAAaa TTACGAGAATCCAGTGGTATTTGGTTCGTTGTCTATGTATCCTCCGACCGACGATAATTACGGAATAGATTCATGCTCTATCATGTGCCTGCAAACTACCCCACCAATAGTAGTCATCGCCATGTGCACTGGAAAGATTTATCACGCGATACTATTGCGCGAAATATTGAACGACGAGGACAAGGACGACAGAAAG ACTTGGTCGCAGTATGGCTCAAACTACAGTCTTCATACTCCAGACGACGCACTTTATGTCTACGAGTGTGTCGAATTGGAGCTCGGTCTCCTCTTCACAGACGACGATAAGAAGTATAATTGTCCTATCCATCTTCATTGTGATAAGAGCAATAAATCCAG ATATTTTTGCACTCATAATGCCGGGATTCACATGGTGAGTTTACCGATGGTTTCTCAACTGGAGGAATTTATACATg ataatagAGATAATTACTTACCATCTTTGTCAAACCaatcaattttacaatatctatTCTCTACGAGAACAAAGCACACAAATATAGACGAGGCTACGCCGATACTCGGTTTTGGTTTACTTCAAGAACCTTGTGTTTTAATCGCATTGCTGCATACAGGCGTCGTGATCGATCTTTCGGTTATAGATCTTTATTATCTCCCAAGGATCGAGCAACTAGAACCTATCGCCAATACTACAAAAAAg GTAAATAAGGAACCCTTCGACATGTACATCAGAAGATTACTAAGACGCGAAGTATCACAACCCATAACGAAAATAGGATCTCGCTCGATGTCCTTGAGCGAATCCCTAGAG TTCTTGTATCACGCCACAAATATCTTTCGCACTCAACATTTTGTCCAACATGATAAAGTTCGGGAGGAAATCAGTAAGAAGGTCCGCGCTTTGAAAGCTTTAAAAACTCATCTATTAAAAGAACTCGATACTTTGATGGAGACAAAGAAAGAATTGCGCCACACTGCTGAACATTTAGCCGAACGATACGaagatattaatgataaacagAAAGAATTGGCGCGTAG AGCAGAGGAAGCTCTAAGATTGGTAAATTACAAGGAACCGTCAATGACTGCTGTCGAGCGAGCAGAGGCAGAAGAATTGAAGAAGATgaacataaaaatacatgGCATGCAGATACGACTTGAACAACTTAAGAAAAAATCTATGCAACAAATCAAACATGCAGACGCCTTCGAatctaatgaaaaaagaaaagaaatcgtTTTTACACATAGCCAAGAGAAAGTTATACAGGAGACTCTTTCTCAAAT ggcaaaaaatataaaaaatttgatggatCAAGCAAAACATATTAAGGCTGAGATTGATCTTTCATACATtaacaaacaataa
- the LOC126848783 gene encoding FK506-binding protein 15 isoform X1 encodes MSAQNQLPNLDKIFRDEDEPDFVSSGGSNLAAIFGIQSKLADPQSIKQTAPKKNRILENTRYNIQQTIPSSKTEILIAKAIHAFKLQNGQYASVGKLGLALTGNVTTKLYQIILYRTKQEYVSIATVTRDFLYTVQANNYATYYDNNNENWSILFENNESYLEFGTEIGLARYFAVQERGDNVIYQDLAPASNKDMIAKEGDNICIKYFVGTEIVQPFKANFVMSQIMTVEISTDDNWERVLLGSSKGLKRILFLPPSKQISLGPGFPKERDIMLIIEVTDIRIPEENVPISKISTSGKAAIISRMAKMGQSILPKMALPSTTDSEDTEDDVPHKSPRQKKIEQSEGTLQKKNLLHESLEEKKVIHKIVEPSTEVPSVNSSTYKPVVAASPLTPQWAPPYFAGHYVTMDSQMYPVPQSVNRTIPAALDPGINMLLSETRITNAEIRMGMSKISDNVQKLLDKFHAFELQNATTPTSDKATLDASWKMFLALNASHAGVKENELPKSTDKNISDEKICEARSKISILENNLKKSEEEKESLLQINKDMSRKLQELETKLNNTNDELDKTKKALEVAKNTIKQCTEKNVSLENKFSNREHIFQADSASFRQKDIEKKNKEIKQIMNKTYHTLSERFADESCSELSFDYVKSTIASTIKHITLQVLYEDSDEEDIDSKINKNFDSTIKTVNQQQTEEQAERLVLNAPSDNDFLIKQTESSRSTTFMPVFENEPPPVPLDDIDEVDSN; translated from the exons ATGAGCGCGCAGAATCAATTACCAAATCTCGACAAGATCTTTCGAGATGAAGACGAGCCTGACTTTGTATCTTCAGGAGG ATCTAATCTGGCTGCCATTTTTGGAATACAATCAAAACTTGCAGATCCTCAGTCTATTAAACAAACAGCTCctaaaaagaatagaatactcgagaatactcgatataatatacaacAAACTATACCATCTTCCAAGACAGAAATTCTAATAGCTAAAGCTATACAtgcttttaaatt acAAAATGGTCAATATGCTTCTGTTGGGAAGCTTGGTTTAGCATTGACAGGCAATGTAACAACGAAGCTAtatcagataattttatataggacTAAACAAGAATATGTGTCTATTGCCACAGTGACGCGCGACTTTTTGTATACTGTACAAGCAAATAATTATGCCacttattatgataataacaaTGAGAATTGGTCTATTTTATTCGAGAATAATGAGAGCTATCTAGAATTTGGAACAGAAATAGGATTAGCGCGCTATTTTGCAGTACAAGAGAGAGGAGACAATGTGATTTACCAAGATTTAGCACCAGCAAGCAATAAAGATATGATTGCAAAAGAAGGAgacaatatatgtatcaaatattttgtggGAACTGAGATAGTACAACCTTTTAAGGCAAATTTTGTAATGTCGCAAATCATGACTGTAGAAATATCGACAGATGACAATTGGGAGAGAGTTCTTCTAGGCAGTAGCAAGGGTCTGAAAAGGATTTTGTTTTTACCTCCCAGCAAACAG ATTAGTTTAGGTCCTGGATTTCCTAAGGAGAGAGATATTATGCTGATAATAGAGGTAACTGATATAAGAATACCAGAAGAAAATGTACCCATATCTAAAATTTCAACAAGTGGAAAAGCTGCCATAATATCAAGGATGGCTAAAATGGGTCAGTCTATCTTACCAAAAATGGCTTTACCTTCTACTACTGATTCTGAGGATACTGAG gaTGACGTACCTCATAAATCTCCTCGTCAGAAAAAG ATAGAACAATCAGAAGGAACATTgcaaaagaagaatttattgCATGAATcattggaagaaaaaaaagtcattCATAAAATTGTGGAGCCAAGTACTGAAGTACCATCTGTAAATTCTAGTACTTACAAGCCAGTAGTTGCTGCATCTCCGTTAACGCCGCAGTGGGCTCCTCCATATTTTGCT GGGCATTATGTAACGATGGACAGTCAGATGTATCCTGTACCGCAGTCTGTAAATCGTACAATACCAGCTGCTCTAGATCCTGGAATCAATATGTTATTATCGGAAACAAGGATAACAAATGCAGAAATACGAATGGGAATGTCTAAGATATCTGACAATGTCCAGAAATTATTGGACAAG TTCCATGCATTTGAGCTTCAAAATGCAACAACTCCTACAAGTGATAAAGCAACTTTGGATGCCTCTTGGAAAATGTTTTTAGCTCTTAATGCATCTCATGCAGgagtaaaagaaaatgaattacCAAAGAgtactgataaaaatatatcagatgAGAAAATTTGCGAAGCACGGAGCAAAATAAGTATTTtggagaataatttaaaaaaatcagaag AGGAGAAGGAATCATTgttgcaaattaataaagatatgagCAGAAAGCTTCAAGAATTAGAaacaaaactaaataatacaaatgacGAGTTGGACAAAACTAAGAAAGCTTTAGAAGTagctaaaaatacaattaaacaatgtacagaaaaaaatgttagtttagaaaataaattttctaatagaGAGCACATTTTCCAAGCTGATTCAGCATCTTTCAGACAAAAAGAT attgaaaaaaagaacaaagaaattaaacaaataatgaaCAAAACATATCATACATTATCAGAAAGATTTGCAGATGAATCATGTTCTGAATTATCCTTTGATTATGTAAAGTCAACTATTGCAAGCACAATAAAG cATATCACTTTACAAGTACTGTATGAAGACTCCGATGAAGAAGATATAGACTCtaagataaataagaatttcgaTTCCACAATTAAAACTGTTAATCAACAACAAACTGAAGAACAAGCAGAGAGGCTAGTATTAAACGCGCCCAGTGATAACGATTTCTTGATAAAACAAACAGAATCTTCAAGATCTACCACG TTCATGCCTGTATTTGAAAATGAACCACCACCTGTTCCACTTGATGACATTGATGAAGTTGATAGCAACTGA
- the LOC126848783 gene encoding FK506-binding protein 15 isoform X2, translating into MSAQNQLPNLDKIFRDEDEPDFVSSGGSNLAAIFGIQSKLADPQSIKQTAPKKNRILENTRYNIQQTIPSSKTEILIAKAIHAFKLQNGQYASVGKLGLALTGNVTTKLYQIILYRTKQEYVSIATVTRDFLYTVQANNYATYYDNNNENWSILFENNESYLEFGTEIGLARYFAVQERGDNVIYQDLAPASNKDMIAKEGDNICIKYFVGTEIVQPFKANFVMSQIMTVEISTDDNWERVLLGSSKGLKRILFLPPSKQISLGPGFPKERDIMLIIEVTDIRIPEENVPISKISTSGKAAIISRMAKMGQSILPKMALPSTTDSEDTEDDVPHKSPRQKKIEQSEGTLQKKNLLHESLEEKKVIHKIVEPSTEVPSVNSSTYKPVVAASPLTPQWAPPYFAGHYVTMDSQMYPVPQSVNRTIPAALDPGINMLLSETRITNAEIRMGMSKISDNVQKLLDKFHAFELQNATTPTSDKATLDASWKMFLALNASHAGVKENELPKSTDKNISDEKICEARSKISILENNLKKSEEEKESLLQINKDMSRKLQELETKLNNTNDELDKTKKALEVAKNTIKQCTEKNIEKKNKEIKQIMNKTYHTLSERFADESCSELSFDYVKSTIASTIKHITLQVLYEDSDEEDIDSKINKNFDSTIKTVNQQQTEEQAERLVLNAPSDNDFLIKQTESSRSTTFMPVFENEPPPVPLDDIDEVDSN; encoded by the exons ATGAGCGCGCAGAATCAATTACCAAATCTCGACAAGATCTTTCGAGATGAAGACGAGCCTGACTTTGTATCTTCAGGAGG ATCTAATCTGGCTGCCATTTTTGGAATACAATCAAAACTTGCAGATCCTCAGTCTATTAAACAAACAGCTCctaaaaagaatagaatactcgagaatactcgatataatatacaacAAACTATACCATCTTCCAAGACAGAAATTCTAATAGCTAAAGCTATACAtgcttttaaatt acAAAATGGTCAATATGCTTCTGTTGGGAAGCTTGGTTTAGCATTGACAGGCAATGTAACAACGAAGCTAtatcagataattttatataggacTAAACAAGAATATGTGTCTATTGCCACAGTGACGCGCGACTTTTTGTATACTGTACAAGCAAATAATTATGCCacttattatgataataacaaTGAGAATTGGTCTATTTTATTCGAGAATAATGAGAGCTATCTAGAATTTGGAACAGAAATAGGATTAGCGCGCTATTTTGCAGTACAAGAGAGAGGAGACAATGTGATTTACCAAGATTTAGCACCAGCAAGCAATAAAGATATGATTGCAAAAGAAGGAgacaatatatgtatcaaatattttgtggGAACTGAGATAGTACAACCTTTTAAGGCAAATTTTGTAATGTCGCAAATCATGACTGTAGAAATATCGACAGATGACAATTGGGAGAGAGTTCTTCTAGGCAGTAGCAAGGGTCTGAAAAGGATTTTGTTTTTACCTCCCAGCAAACAG ATTAGTTTAGGTCCTGGATTTCCTAAGGAGAGAGATATTATGCTGATAATAGAGGTAACTGATATAAGAATACCAGAAGAAAATGTACCCATATCTAAAATTTCAACAAGTGGAAAAGCTGCCATAATATCAAGGATGGCTAAAATGGGTCAGTCTATCTTACCAAAAATGGCTTTACCTTCTACTACTGATTCTGAGGATACTGAG gaTGACGTACCTCATAAATCTCCTCGTCAGAAAAAG ATAGAACAATCAGAAGGAACATTgcaaaagaagaatttattgCATGAATcattggaagaaaaaaaagtcattCATAAAATTGTGGAGCCAAGTACTGAAGTACCATCTGTAAATTCTAGTACTTACAAGCCAGTAGTTGCTGCATCTCCGTTAACGCCGCAGTGGGCTCCTCCATATTTTGCT GGGCATTATGTAACGATGGACAGTCAGATGTATCCTGTACCGCAGTCTGTAAATCGTACAATACCAGCTGCTCTAGATCCTGGAATCAATATGTTATTATCGGAAACAAGGATAACAAATGCAGAAATACGAATGGGAATGTCTAAGATATCTGACAATGTCCAGAAATTATTGGACAAG TTCCATGCATTTGAGCTTCAAAATGCAACAACTCCTACAAGTGATAAAGCAACTTTGGATGCCTCTTGGAAAATGTTTTTAGCTCTTAATGCATCTCATGCAGgagtaaaagaaaatgaattacCAAAGAgtactgataaaaatatatcagatgAGAAAATTTGCGAAGCACGGAGCAAAATAAGTATTTtggagaataatttaaaaaaatcagaag AGGAGAAGGAATCATTgttgcaaattaataaagatatgagCAGAAAGCTTCAAGAATTAGAaacaaaactaaataatacaaatgacGAGTTGGACAAAACTAAGAAAGCTTTAGAAGTagctaaaaatacaattaaacaatgtacagaaaaaaat attgaaaaaaagaacaaagaaattaaacaaataatgaaCAAAACATATCATACATTATCAGAAAGATTTGCAGATGAATCATGTTCTGAATTATCCTTTGATTATGTAAAGTCAACTATTGCAAGCACAATAAAG cATATCACTTTACAAGTACTGTATGAAGACTCCGATGAAGAAGATATAGACTCtaagataaataagaatttcgaTTCCACAATTAAAACTGTTAATCAACAACAAACTGAAGAACAAGCAGAGAGGCTAGTATTAAACGCGCCCAGTGATAACGATTTCTTGATAAAACAAACAGAATCTTCAAGATCTACCACG TTCATGCCTGTATTTGAAAATGAACCACCACCTGTTCCACTTGATGACATTGATGAAGTTGATAGCAACTGA
- the LOC126848804 gene encoding endonuclease III-like protein 1 produces the protein MSKRLKLDVISTSRTLRSRKTLTTFSEKTSPYFAVEKTIVKTGSKKRSPIKIEYDATEDKANIKSIDATSAVEIQSRNDKELSTLKTVKNEKSEMKDENVEQSADSKNIKDEKRWMPPNWEIILENVKEMRKHKTAPVDDMGCHKCAEPDASPPIARYQSLIALMLSSQTKDQVTHAAMQRLNTYGCRPDIIAATPNDVLGKLIYPVGFWKRKVEYIKKTSVILLNKYGGDIPKTIKELCELPGVGPKMGHICMQIAWGEVSGIGVDTHVHRICNRLKWVKKPTKTPEETRNELEDWLPKSLWSKINYLLVGFGQEICLPRFPKCSECLNNNICPYVSKNSEQKKK, from the exons ATGAGCAAAAGATTGAAACTGGATGTTATCTCGACTTCAAGAACCTTACGTTCGAGAAAAACCCTCACGACCTTCTCGGAGAAAACATCGCCTTATTTTGCCGTTGAGAAAACAATTGTAAAGACCGGTTCGAAAAAACGCTCGCCGATCAAGATCGAGTACGATGCGACAGAGGATAAAgcgaatattaaaagtatcgaTGCAACATCAGCCGTTGAGATACAGAGTCGAAATGACAAAGAATTATCGACGctaaaaactgtcaaaaacgAAAAATCCGAAATGAAGGACGAGAATGTAGAACAATCAGCTGATTCGAAAAACATCAAAGATGAGAAACGATGGATGCCACCGAATTGGGAgattattttggaaaatgtCAAAGAAATGAGGAAGCATAAGACAGCCCCGGTTGATGACATGGGTTGTCACAAATGTGCAGAGCCTGATGCCAGTCCACCAATAGCCAGATATCAATCATTAATAGCTCTGATGTTAAGTAGTCAAACAAAAGATCAGGTCACACACGCTGCTATGCAACGTCTTAATACTTATGGTTGTAGACCAGATATAATAGCAGCTACCCCTAATGATGTTCTAGGCAAACTTATATATCCAGTTGGATTTTGGAAG agAAAGGTGGAGTACATAAAAAAGACATCAGTTAttcttctaaataaatatggaGGTGATATTCCAAAAACAATAAAGGAATTGTGCGAGCTACCAGGAGTAGGACCTAAAATGGGTCATATATGCATGCAGATTGCATGGGGAGAAGTGTCTGGTATTGGTGTGGATACACATGTTCACAGGATTTGCAACAGATTAAAATGGGTGAAAAAGCCAACAAAAACACCAGAAGAAACAAGAAATGAACTAGAAGATTGGCTTCCTAAATCTTTGTGGAGCAAGATAAATTATCTTCTTGTAGGATTTGGTCAAGAAATTTGTCTACCTCGATTTCCCAAATGTTCTGAATGccttaacaataatatttgtccATATGTCTCAAAAAATAGTGAACAgaagaaaaagtaa
- the LOC126848814 gene encoding nucleolar protein 12 isoform X2 — protein sequence MRKNDGGFRKRKLERKKKAQEQLQKQLKEEQKKIKQAARERYKKLLSHRNVPELEELLSKKEYDLEGHTVSILELNVAELAEGSRWIGENKIAEKKEEEQDDESEHSNNDDDEIEGMSLQEKQKNPVQQKPKSDSQQIKSSKELKREIKKATLKQIKKSKAFQQKQRLEQQKNKKQNRQKLYNAQKVVHKHGKRIKQKSKH from the exons ATGAGGAAAAACGACg GAGggtttcgtaaaagaaaattagaacGGAAAAAGAAAGCTCAGGAACAGTTGCAAAAACAATTGAAAgaagaacaaaagaaaattaaacaagCG GCACGAGAacgttacaaaaaattattatcgcatcGGAATGTCCCAGAATTAGAAGAATTATTATCTAAGAAAGAATATGATCTGGAAGGACATACAGTCAGTATTTTGGAGTTAAACGTAGCGGAGCTTGCAGAAGGAAGTAGGTGGATAGGTGAAAACAAGATtgcagagaaaaaagaagaggaacAAGATGACGAAAGTGAACATTCTAATAATGATGACGATGAAATTGAGGGAATGTCACTGCAAGAGAAACAGAAGAATCCAGTACAGCAAAAACCTAAATCTGATAGTCAGCAGATTAAATCTTCAAAAGAACTAAAACGGGAAATAAAGAAAGCAACACTgaagcaaattaaaaagagtAAGGCATTTCAACAAAAGCAGAGATTGGAacaacagaaaaataaaaaacagaatagacaaaaattatataatgctcAAAAGGTAGTACACAAACATGGTAAACGGATTAAACAGAAATCAAAACAttag
- the LOC126848814 gene encoding nucleolar protein 12 isoform X1 — MFEKFQPRLLDVNRRPGQPKRRKKITLVFDEEKRREFLGGFRKRKLERKKKAQEQLQKQLKEEQKKIKQAARERYKKLLSHRNVPELEELLSKKEYDLEGHTVSILELNVAELAEGSRWIGENKIAEKKEEEQDDESEHSNNDDDEIEGMSLQEKQKNPVQQKPKSDSQQIKSSKELKREIKKATLKQIKKSKAFQQKQRLEQQKNKKQNRQKLYNAQKVVHKHGKRIKQKSKH, encoded by the exons atgtttgaaaaatttcaaccGCGATTATTAGACGTAAATAGAAGACCCGGGCAACCGAAGAGACGAAAAAAGATCACGCTTGTTTTTGATGAGGAAAAACGACg AGAGTTTTTAGGAGggtttcgtaaaagaaaattagaacGGAAAAAGAAAGCTCAGGAACAGTTGCAAAAACAATTGAAAgaagaacaaaagaaaattaaacaagCG GCACGAGAacgttacaaaaaattattatcgcatcGGAATGTCCCAGAATTAGAAGAATTATTATCTAAGAAAGAATATGATCTGGAAGGACATACAGTCAGTATTTTGGAGTTAAACGTAGCGGAGCTTGCAGAAGGAAGTAGGTGGATAGGTGAAAACAAGATtgcagagaaaaaagaagaggaacAAGATGACGAAAGTGAACATTCTAATAATGATGACGATGAAATTGAGGGAATGTCACTGCAAGAGAAACAGAAGAATCCAGTACAGCAAAAACCTAAATCTGATAGTCAGCAGATTAAATCTTCAAAAGAACTAAAACGGGAAATAAAGAAAGCAACACTgaagcaaattaaaaagagtAAGGCATTTCAACAAAAGCAGAGATTGGAacaacagaaaaataaaaaacagaatagacaaaaattatataatgctcAAAAGGTAGTACACAAACATGGTAAACGGATTAAACAGAAATCAAAACAttag